In one Umezawaea sp. Da 62-37 genomic region, the following are encoded:
- a CDS encoding dienelactone hydrolase family protein has protein sequence MATVVLFHSVYGLRSAVLEAAGRFREAGHAVVTPDLYDGEIAPTLDEGFELAQWIGWPSIADRARAAVRGLPPKTVLAGFAMGAGVAGGLLSERPEAAGALFLHGTGAVPSNVRPGLPMQMHVADPDVYATPREVAEWTKAAAGAQAEVFRYPGVGHLFTDTGLRDYNEAAAELVWERCIDFLSGMWG, from the coding sequence ATGGCGACCGTTGTGCTGTTCCACTCCGTGTACGGGCTGCGCTCCGCTGTGCTGGAGGCCGCGGGCCGGTTCCGGGAGGCCGGGCACGCGGTGGTGACCCCCGACCTGTACGACGGGGAGATCGCCCCGACCCTGGACGAGGGTTTCGAACTGGCGCAGTGGATCGGGTGGCCGTCGATCGCCGACCGGGCGCGCGCGGCCGTGCGGGGCCTGCCGCCCAAGACGGTGCTCGCCGGGTTCGCCATGGGCGCGGGGGTCGCGGGCGGTCTGCTCAGCGAACGGCCCGAAGCCGCCGGAGCCCTGTTCCTGCACGGCACCGGGGCCGTCCCGAGCAATGTGCGGCCGGGGCTGCCGATGCAGATGCACGTCGCCGACCCGGACGTGTACGCCACGCCGCGCGAGGTCGCCGAGTGGACGAAGGCCGCGGCGGGAGCGCAGGCGGAGGTGTTCCGCTACCCCGGCGTCGGCCACCTCTTCACCGACACCGGGCTCCGCGACTACAACGAGGCGGCCGCCGAACTGGTGTGGGAGCGCTGCATCGACTTCCTGTCCGGCATGTGGGGCTAG
- a CDS encoding alcohol dehydrogenase catalytic domain-containing protein, whose product MSTYRAFEVTGPQDFTLVERDLVPPAPRQVRVRVEACGVCHTDAFSVGRATAERPVVPGHEIVGVIDAVGDGVTAWRVGERVGVGFLGGHCGECDPCRRGDFVNCSDQPQTGGHVEGGYAEYAYARTSGLVRVPEGLAAVEAAPLLCAGLTVFNALRTANAPAGSLVAVQGIGGLGHLGLQYASELGHEVVAIARGTDKAAQAAALGADHYVDSTDSDPGKALRALGGASAIIATAAHGGSMSALVKGLAPHGVLAVVGAAADPLSVSTTELIFGARTITGVLTGSAIENEDNLRFSARRGVRPLVEPMPLDRAPEAFAHMLSGRARFRVVLEVG is encoded by the coding sequence ATGTCCACCTACCGCGCCTTCGAAGTGACGGGTCCGCAGGACTTCACCCTGGTCGAGCGGGACCTGGTCCCGCCCGCGCCCAGGCAGGTCCGGGTGCGGGTCGAGGCCTGCGGGGTCTGCCACACCGACGCGTTCTCCGTCGGCCGCGCCACCGCCGAACGCCCTGTCGTGCCGGGTCACGAGATCGTCGGCGTGATCGACGCGGTGGGCGACGGCGTCACCGCGTGGCGGGTCGGCGAACGGGTCGGCGTCGGCTTCCTCGGCGGCCACTGCGGCGAGTGCGACCCGTGCCGCCGCGGCGACTTCGTGAACTGCTCCGACCAGCCGCAGACCGGTGGCCACGTCGAGGGCGGCTACGCCGAGTACGCCTACGCCAGGACCTCCGGGCTGGTGCGCGTGCCGGAGGGGCTGGCCGCGGTCGAGGCCGCGCCGCTGCTGTGCGCCGGGCTCACCGTGTTCAACGCGCTGCGCACCGCGAACGCCCCGGCCGGGTCGCTGGTCGCCGTGCAGGGCATCGGCGGGCTCGGCCACCTCGGGCTCCAGTACGCGAGCGAGCTGGGCCACGAGGTCGTCGCCATCGCCCGCGGCACGGACAAGGCCGCCCAGGCGGCCGCCCTCGGCGCCGACCACTACGTCGACAGCACCGACAGCGACCCCGGCAAGGCGTTGAGGGCGCTCGGCGGCGCCTCGGCGATCATCGCCACGGCCGCGCACGGCGGCTCGATGTCCGCCCTGGTCAAGGGATTGGCGCCGCACGGCGTGCTGGCGGTCGTCGGCGCGGCGGCCGACCCGCTGTCCGTCTCGACCACCGAGCTGATCTTCGGCGCCCGCACGATCACCGGCGTCCTCACCGGGAGCGCGATCGAGAACGAGGACAACCTCAGGTTCAGCGCGCGCCGCGGCGTGCGCCCGCTGGTCGAGCCGATGCCGCTGGACCGGGCGCCCGAGGCGTTCGCGCACATGCTGTCCGGCAGGGCCCGCTTCCGGGTCGTGCTGGAGGTGGGGTGA
- a CDS encoding TetR family transcriptional regulator: MARPSVREQIVDAAFDEFHRHGYNACGVKLITDTAGVPKGSFYNHFESKEALALVVLDRYGTSRRLDELADRSVEPLARLRGHFEFLAADIARYDYARGCVVGNFTTEAADHSPAIADGVRSAFAEWTKAVADLLREAGARDPDVLALFVVNAWEGAVVGARAAKDGASFAAFFSVVFDTVLG; this comes from the coding sequence ATGGCCAGGCCGAGCGTGCGGGAGCAGATCGTCGACGCGGCGTTCGACGAGTTCCACCGGCACGGCTACAACGCGTGCGGCGTGAAGCTCATCACCGACACCGCGGGCGTGCCCAAGGGCTCCTTCTACAACCACTTCGAGAGCAAGGAAGCGCTCGCGCTGGTGGTGCTGGACCGCTACGGCACGTCCCGCCGCCTCGACGAGCTCGCCGACCGCTCCGTCGAGCCGCTCGCCCGGCTGCGCGGGCACTTCGAGTTCCTGGCCGCCGACATCGCCCGGTACGACTACGCGCGCGGCTGCGTGGTCGGGAACTTCACCACGGAGGCCGCCGACCACAGCCCGGCCATCGCCGACGGGGTGCGCTCGGCGTTCGCGGAGTGGACGAAGGCCGTGGCGGACCTGCTGCGCGAGGCCGGGGCGCGGGACCCGGACGTGCTCGCGCTGTTCGTCGTGAACGCCTGGGAGGGCGCGGTCGTCGGCGCGCGGGCGGCGAAGGACGGGGCCTCCTTCGCCGCCTTCTTCAGCGTCGTGTTCGACACCGTGCTGGGGTGA
- the atpB gene encoding F0F1 ATP synthase subunit A — MTTALADGTFVPPSTEDFFPPPIVGDITKPMVLLVLSVVLIAAFFLIAMRRPEIVPGRLQFAAESVYDFGRNTIAREQIGGKDFRPYVPLIVTLFTFVLVNNIFGIIPLIQFPTMAHAGFPLALLVVLYPLFHVVGIRRHGLGRYLKNQLFPPGVPKPVYLMLTPIELFLRFFMDPLSLAIRVFAAMFAGHLILLVFTLGGEFLLLEASAALKPVSLLAFAFAIAMTFLEALVQVLQAYIFALLTANYIGRALAAEH; from the coding sequence ATGACCACCGCACTGGCCGACGGCACGTTCGTGCCGCCGAGCACCGAGGACTTCTTCCCGCCGCCGATCGTCGGCGACATCACCAAACCGATGGTGCTGCTGGTGCTGTCGGTCGTGCTGATCGCCGCGTTCTTCCTGATCGCCATGCGCCGCCCCGAAATCGTGCCGGGCAGGCTCCAGTTCGCCGCCGAGTCCGTCTACGACTTCGGCCGCAACACCATCGCCAGGGAGCAGATCGGCGGCAAGGACTTCCGGCCGTACGTGCCGCTGATCGTCACGCTGTTCACCTTCGTCCTGGTGAACAACATCTTCGGCATCATCCCGCTCATCCAGTTCCCGACCATGGCGCACGCCGGTTTCCCGTTGGCGCTGCTGGTCGTGCTGTACCCGCTGTTCCACGTCGTCGGCATCAGGCGGCACGGCCTCGGCCGCTACCTGAAGAACCAGCTGTTCCCGCCGGGCGTGCCGAAGCCCGTCTACCTGATGCTCACGCCGATCGAGCTGTTCCTGCGGTTCTTCATGGACCCGCTGTCGCTGGCGATCCGGGTGTTCGCGGCGATGTTCGCGGGCCACCTCATCCTGCTGGTGTTCACCCTCGGCGGGGAGTTCCTCCTGCTGGAGGCGAGCGCGGCGCTCAAGCCGGTGTCACTGCTGGCTTTCGCGTTCGCCATCGCGATGACGTTCCTGGAGGCGCTGGTGCAGGTGCTCCAGGCGTACATCTTCGCGCTGCTGACCGCGAACTACATCGGCCGCGCCCTGGCCGCGGAGCACTGA